In Peromyscus maniculatus bairdii isolate BWxNUB_F1_BW_parent chromosome 21, HU_Pman_BW_mat_3.1, whole genome shotgun sequence, one DNA window encodes the following:
- the Clic1 gene encoding chloride intracellular channel protein 1 isoform X1, with amino-acid sequence MAEEQPQVELFVKAGSDGAKIGNCPFSQRLFMVLWLKGVTFNVTTVDTKRRTETVQKLCPGGQLPFLLYGTEVHTDTNKIEEFLEAVLCPPKYPKLAALNPESNTSGLDIFAKFSAYIKNSNPALNDNLEKGLLKALKVLDNYLTSPLPEEVDETSAEDEGVSQRKFLDGNELTLADCNLLPKLHIVQVVCKKYRGFTIPEAFRGVHRYLTNAYAREEFASTCPDDEEIELAYEQVAKALK; translated from the exons ATGGCCGAAGAACAGCCTCAGGTCGAGTTGTTCGTGAAG GCTGGCAGTGATGGGGCCAAGATTGGGAACTGCCCCTTCTCCCAGAGGCTGTTCATGGTGCTCTGGCTCAAGGGAGTCACCTTCAACGTTACCACCGTGGACACCAAGAG ACGGACAGAGACCGTTCAGAAGCTTTGCCCGGGTGGACAGCTCCCATTCCTGCTGTACGGCACCGAAGTACACACGGACACCAACAAGATCGAGGAGTTCCTGGAAGCCGTGCTGTGCCCTCCCAA gtacCCAAAGCTGGCTGCTCTCAACCCTGAGTCCAACACCTCAGGACTGGACATATTTGCCAAGTTTTCTGCCTACATCAAGAACTCAAACCCGGCACTCAATGACA ATCTAGAGAAGGGGCTCCTGAAAGCCCTGAAGGTTCTAGACAATTACTTGACATCCCCCCTCCCAGAAGAAGTGGATGAAACCAGCGCTGAGGATGAGGGCGTCTCTCAGAGGAAGTTTCTGGATGGCAATGAGCTCACTCTGGCTGATTGTAACCTGTTGCCAAAGCTTCACATTGTACAG GTGGTGTGTAAAAAGTACAGAGGCTTCACTATCCCAGAGGCATTCCGTGGAGTGCATCGGTACTTGACCAATGCTTACGCTCGGGAAGAATTCGCCTCCACCTGTCCTGATGACGAGGAGATAGAGCTGGCCTATGAGCAGGTGGCCAAGGCCCTGAAATGA
- the Clic1 gene encoding chloride intracellular channel protein 1 isoform X2, which yields MAEEQPQVELFVKAGSDGAKIGNCPFSQRLFMVLWLKGVTFNVTTVDTKRRTETVQKLCPGGQLPFLLYGTEVHTDTNKIEEFLEAVLCPPKYPKLAALNPESNTSGLDIFAKFSAYIKNSNPALNDSESHGAEAQVLEEETTLGLRGTRSPWEFGCEGDGADAPRPLLDLHCGFIPLPTCCLIAKTFEFAAGCVCVCVCVCVCVCVLFCFIEILFLCM from the exons ATGGCCGAAGAACAGCCTCAGGTCGAGTTGTTCGTGAAG GCTGGCAGTGATGGGGCCAAGATTGGGAACTGCCCCTTCTCCCAGAGGCTGTTCATGGTGCTCTGGCTCAAGGGAGTCACCTTCAACGTTACCACCGTGGACACCAAGAG ACGGACAGAGACCGTTCAGAAGCTTTGCCCGGGTGGACAGCTCCCATTCCTGCTGTACGGCACCGAAGTACACACGGACACCAACAAGATCGAGGAGTTCCTGGAAGCCGTGCTGTGCCCTCCCAA gtacCCAAAGCTGGCTGCTCTCAACCCTGAGTCCAACACCTCAGGACTGGACATATTTGCCAAGTTTTCTGCCTACATCAAGAACTCAAACCCGGCACTCAATGACAGTGAGTCTCATGGAGCAGAGGCCCAGGTCCTAGAGGAGGAGACGACCCTAGGGTTGAGAGGCACCAGGAGCCCCTGGGAGTTTGGCTGTGAGGGAGATGGAGCAGATGCTCCCagac CTCTTTTGGACCTCCATTGTGGCTTTATCCCTCTACCTACCTGCTGTCTCATTGCCAAGACTTTTGAGTTTgcggcggggtgtgtgtgtgtgtgtgtgtgtgtgtgtgtgtgtgtgtgtgtgttgttctgttttatcgagattttatttttatgtatgtga
- the Msh5 gene encoding mutS protein homolog 5 isoform X1 — translation MAFRAVPGPTPPGPGPGPGPGPGPGIPSASFPSPQAPRSGPGGVEEEDEEEEPAEVHLCVLWSSGSLGIAYYDTSDSTIHFMPDAPDHESLKLLQRVLDEVNPQSVITSAKQDETMTRFLGKLASQEHREPKRPEVILLPSVDFGPEISKQRLLSGNYSFIPESMTATEKILFLSSIVPFDCVLTVRALGGLLKFLSRRRVGVELEDQNVGVPILGFKKFVLTHLVSIDQDTYSVLQIFKSESHPSVYKVASGLKEGLSLFGILNRCRSKWGQKLLRLWFTRPTQELRELNSRLDVIQFFLMPQNLDTAQMMHRLLSHIKNVPLILKRMKLSHTKVSDWQVLYKTVYSALGLRDACRSLPQSIQLFQDIAQEFSDDLHHIASLIGKVVNFEESLAENRFTVLPNIDPEIDAKKRRLMGLPSFLTEVAQKELENLDARIPSCSVIYIPLIGFLLSIPRLPFMVEASDFEIEGLDFMFLSEDKLHYRSARTKELDALLGDLHCEIRDQETLLMYQLQCQVLARASVLTRVLDLASRLDVLLALASAARDYGYSRPHYSPRVPGVRIKNGRHPLMELCARTFVPNSTDCGGDQGRVKVITGPNSSGKSIYLKQVGLITFMALVGSFVPAEEAEIGVIDAIFTRIHSCESISLGLSTFMIDLNQVAKAVNNATEQSLVLMDEFGKGTNTVDGLALLAAVLRHWLALGPSCPHIFVATNFLSLVQLQLLPQGPLVQYLTMETCEDGDDLVFFYQLCQGVASASHASYTAAQAGLPDQLIARGKEVSDLIRSGKPIKPVNELLRRNQMENCQALVDKFLKLDLEDPTLDLGIFMSQEVLPAATTIL, via the exons ATGGCTTTCAGAGCGGTCCCAGGCCCGACGCCGCCCGGACCCGGACCCGGACCCGGACCCGGACCCGGACCCGGGATCCCCTCAGCCAGCTTCCCCAGCCCGCAGGCCCCGAGGTCGGGCCCTGGAGGTGTCGAGgaagaggacgaggaggaggagccgGCCGAG GTCCACCTGTGCGTGCTGTGGAGCTCGGGGTCCCTGGGCATCGCCTACTATGACACCAGTGACTCCACTATCCACTTCATGCCGGACGCCCCAGACCACGAGAGCCTGAAGCTCCTCCAGAGAG TTCTGGATGAAGTCAACCCCCAGTCTGTCATTACAAGTGCCAAACAGGATGAGACCATGACTCGATTTCTAGGGAAGCTTG CCTCCCAGGAGCACAGAGAGCCAAAGAGACCGGAAGTCATACTTTTGCCAAGCGTGGATTTTG GTCCAGAGATAAGCAAGCAGCGTCTTCTTTCTGGAAACTACTCATTCATCCCAGAGTCCATGACTGCCACTGAGAAaatccttttcctctcctccattGTTCCCTTTGACTGTGTCCTCACG GTCCGGGCACTTGGAGGACTGCTCAAGTTCCTGAGTCGAAGAAGAGTTGGGGtcgaactggaagatcagaatgTCGGCGTCCCTATCCTGGGATTTAAGAAATTTGTATT gaCCCATCTGGTGAGCATAGATCAGGACACTTACAG TGTTCTGCAGATTTTCAAGAGTGAGTCTCATCCCTCAGTGTACAAAGTAGCCAGCGGACTGAAGGAGGGGCTCAGCCTCTTTG GAATCCTCAACAGATGCCGCTCTAAGTGGGGACAGAAGCTGCTCAG GTTATGGTTTACACGTCCAACTCAGGAGTTAAGGGAACTTAATTCCCGGTTGGATGTCATTCAGTTTTTCCTGATGCCTCAGAACCTGGACACGGCTCAGATGATGCATCGTCTCTTAAGCCACATCAAGAACGTTCCT CTGATTCTAAAACGCATGAAGCTGTCCCACACCAAGGTCAGTGACTGGCAGGTCCTCTACAAG ACTGTGTACAGTGCCCTGGGCCTGAGGGATGCCTGCCGCTCCCTGCCCCAGTCCATCCAGCTTTTTCAGGACATTGCCCAAGAGTTCTCCGATGACCTGCACCACATTGCCAGCCTCATTGGGAAAGTG GTGAACTTTGAGGAAAGTCTTGCTGAAAACCGTTTCACAGTCCTCCCCAACATAGATCCTGAAATAGATGcga AAAAACGAAGGCTGATGGGCCTTCCAAGTTTCCTTACTGAAGTTGCACAGAAGGAGCTGGAGAATCTGGATGCTCGTATCCCTTCTTGTAGTGTCATCTACATCCCTCTG atcggcttccttctttccattcccCGCTTGCCTTTTATGGTGGAGGCCAGCGACTTTGAGATCGAGGGACTAGACTTCATG TTTCTCTCAGAGGACAAGCTGCACTATCGTAGTGCTCGAACCAAGGAGCTGGATGCACTGCTGGGGGACCTGCACTGCGAGATCCGGG aCCAGGAGACCCTGCTGATGTATCAGCTGCAGTGTCAGGTGCTGGCACGGGCGTCAGTCTTGACTCGGGTGTTAGACCTGGCCTCCCGCCTCGATGTCCTGCTGGCTCTGGCCAGTGCTGCCCGGGACTATGGCTATTCGAGACCTCATTACTCTCCCCGAGTGCCTGGAGTGCGGATCAAGAATGGCAG GCATCCTCTGATGGAACTGTGTGCTCGAACCTTCGTGCCCAACTCCACAGACTGTGGTGGGGACCAAGGGAGGGTCAAAGTCATCACTGGACCCAACTCCTCAGGGAAAAGCATATATCTCAAACAG GTAGGCTTGATCACCTTCATGGCCTTGGTAGGCAGCTTTGTGCCAGCAGAGGAGGCTGAAATTGGGGTCATCGATGCCATCTTCACCCGAATTCATAGCTGTGAATCCATCTCCCTCGGTCTCTCCACCTTCATGATTGACCTCAACCAG GTGGCAAAAGCAGTGAATAATGCCACAGAGCAGTCGCTGGTCCTGATGGATGAGTTTGGGAAGGGAACCAACACG GTGGATGGGCTGGCACTTCTGGCTGCTGTGCTTCGACACTGGCTAGCCCTGGGACCCAGCTGCCCCCACATCTTTGTGGCCACCAACTTCCTGAGCCTTGTtcagctgcagctgctgccacAAGGACCCCTGGTGCAGTATTTG ACCATGGAGACCTGTGAGGATGGGGACGACCTTGTCTTCTTCTATCAGCTTTGCCAAGGTGTTGCCAGTGCCAGCCACGCCTCCTACACAGCTGCCCAGGCTGGGCTTCCTGACCAGCTCATTGCTCGTGGCAAAGAG GTCTCAGACTTGATCCGAAGTGGAAAACCTATCAAACCGGTGAATGAGCTTTTAAGGAGGAACCAAATGGAAAA TTGTCAGGCACTGGTGGATAAGTTTCTGAAACTGGATTTGGAAGATCCCACCCTGGACCTGGGCATTTTCATGAGTCAGGAAgtactgccagctgccaccaccatcCTTTGA
- the Msh5 gene encoding mutS protein homolog 5 isoform X2, protein MAFRAVPGPTPPGPGPGPGPGPGPGIPSASFPSPQAPRSGPGGVEEEDEEEEPAEVHLCVLWSSGSLGIAYYDTSDSTIHFMPDAPDHESLKLLQRVLDEVNPQSVITSAKQDETMTRFLGKLASQEHREPKRPEVILLPSVDFGPEISKQRLLSGNYSFIPESMTATEKILFLSSIVPFDCVLTVRALGGLLKFLSRRRVGVELEDQNVGVPILGFKKFVLTHLVSIDQDTYSVLQIFKSESHPSVYKVASGLKEGLSLFGILNRCRSKWGQKLLRLWFTRPTQELRELNSRLDVIQFFLMPQNLDTAQMMHRLLSHIKNVPLILKRMKLSHTKTVYSALGLRDACRSLPQSIQLFQDIAQEFSDDLHHIASLIGKVVNFEESLAENRFTVLPNIDPEIDAKKRRLMGLPSFLTEVAQKELENLDARIPSCSVIYIPLIGFLLSIPRLPFMVEASDFEIEGLDFMFLSEDKLHYRSARTKELDALLGDLHCEIRDQETLLMYQLQCQVLARASVLTRVLDLASRLDVLLALASAARDYGYSRPHYSPRVPGVRIKNGRHPLMELCARTFVPNSTDCGGDQGRVKVITGPNSSGKSIYLKQVGLITFMALVGSFVPAEEAEIGVIDAIFTRIHSCESISLGLSTFMIDLNQVAKAVNNATEQSLVLMDEFGKGTNTVDGLALLAAVLRHWLALGPSCPHIFVATNFLSLVQLQLLPQGPLVQYLTMETCEDGDDLVFFYQLCQGVASASHASYTAAQAGLPDQLIARGKEVSDLIRSGKPIKPVNELLRRNQMENCQALVDKFLKLDLEDPTLDLGIFMSQEVLPAATTIL, encoded by the exons ATGGCTTTCAGAGCGGTCCCAGGCCCGACGCCGCCCGGACCCGGACCCGGACCCGGACCCGGACCCGGACCCGGGATCCCCTCAGCCAGCTTCCCCAGCCCGCAGGCCCCGAGGTCGGGCCCTGGAGGTGTCGAGgaagaggacgaggaggaggagccgGCCGAG GTCCACCTGTGCGTGCTGTGGAGCTCGGGGTCCCTGGGCATCGCCTACTATGACACCAGTGACTCCACTATCCACTTCATGCCGGACGCCCCAGACCACGAGAGCCTGAAGCTCCTCCAGAGAG TTCTGGATGAAGTCAACCCCCAGTCTGTCATTACAAGTGCCAAACAGGATGAGACCATGACTCGATTTCTAGGGAAGCTTG CCTCCCAGGAGCACAGAGAGCCAAAGAGACCGGAAGTCATACTTTTGCCAAGCGTGGATTTTG GTCCAGAGATAAGCAAGCAGCGTCTTCTTTCTGGAAACTACTCATTCATCCCAGAGTCCATGACTGCCACTGAGAAaatccttttcctctcctccattGTTCCCTTTGACTGTGTCCTCACG GTCCGGGCACTTGGAGGACTGCTCAAGTTCCTGAGTCGAAGAAGAGTTGGGGtcgaactggaagatcagaatgTCGGCGTCCCTATCCTGGGATTTAAGAAATTTGTATT gaCCCATCTGGTGAGCATAGATCAGGACACTTACAG TGTTCTGCAGATTTTCAAGAGTGAGTCTCATCCCTCAGTGTACAAAGTAGCCAGCGGACTGAAGGAGGGGCTCAGCCTCTTTG GAATCCTCAACAGATGCCGCTCTAAGTGGGGACAGAAGCTGCTCAG GTTATGGTTTACACGTCCAACTCAGGAGTTAAGGGAACTTAATTCCCGGTTGGATGTCATTCAGTTTTTCCTGATGCCTCAGAACCTGGACACGGCTCAGATGATGCATCGTCTCTTAAGCCACATCAAGAACGTTCCT CTGATTCTAAAACGCATGAAGCTGTCCCACACCAAG ACTGTGTACAGTGCCCTGGGCCTGAGGGATGCCTGCCGCTCCCTGCCCCAGTCCATCCAGCTTTTTCAGGACATTGCCCAAGAGTTCTCCGATGACCTGCACCACATTGCCAGCCTCATTGGGAAAGTG GTGAACTTTGAGGAAAGTCTTGCTGAAAACCGTTTCACAGTCCTCCCCAACATAGATCCTGAAATAGATGcga AAAAACGAAGGCTGATGGGCCTTCCAAGTTTCCTTACTGAAGTTGCACAGAAGGAGCTGGAGAATCTGGATGCTCGTATCCCTTCTTGTAGTGTCATCTACATCCCTCTG atcggcttccttctttccattcccCGCTTGCCTTTTATGGTGGAGGCCAGCGACTTTGAGATCGAGGGACTAGACTTCATG TTTCTCTCAGAGGACAAGCTGCACTATCGTAGTGCTCGAACCAAGGAGCTGGATGCACTGCTGGGGGACCTGCACTGCGAGATCCGGG aCCAGGAGACCCTGCTGATGTATCAGCTGCAGTGTCAGGTGCTGGCACGGGCGTCAGTCTTGACTCGGGTGTTAGACCTGGCCTCCCGCCTCGATGTCCTGCTGGCTCTGGCCAGTGCTGCCCGGGACTATGGCTATTCGAGACCTCATTACTCTCCCCGAGTGCCTGGAGTGCGGATCAAGAATGGCAG GCATCCTCTGATGGAACTGTGTGCTCGAACCTTCGTGCCCAACTCCACAGACTGTGGTGGGGACCAAGGGAGGGTCAAAGTCATCACTGGACCCAACTCCTCAGGGAAAAGCATATATCTCAAACAG GTAGGCTTGATCACCTTCATGGCCTTGGTAGGCAGCTTTGTGCCAGCAGAGGAGGCTGAAATTGGGGTCATCGATGCCATCTTCACCCGAATTCATAGCTGTGAATCCATCTCCCTCGGTCTCTCCACCTTCATGATTGACCTCAACCAG GTGGCAAAAGCAGTGAATAATGCCACAGAGCAGTCGCTGGTCCTGATGGATGAGTTTGGGAAGGGAACCAACACG GTGGATGGGCTGGCACTTCTGGCTGCTGTGCTTCGACACTGGCTAGCCCTGGGACCCAGCTGCCCCCACATCTTTGTGGCCACCAACTTCCTGAGCCTTGTtcagctgcagctgctgccacAAGGACCCCTGGTGCAGTATTTG ACCATGGAGACCTGTGAGGATGGGGACGACCTTGTCTTCTTCTATCAGCTTTGCCAAGGTGTTGCCAGTGCCAGCCACGCCTCCTACACAGCTGCCCAGGCTGGGCTTCCTGACCAGCTCATTGCTCGTGGCAAAGAG GTCTCAGACTTGATCCGAAGTGGAAAACCTATCAAACCGGTGAATGAGCTTTTAAGGAGGAACCAAATGGAAAA TTGTCAGGCACTGGTGGATAAGTTTCTGAAACTGGATTTGGAAGATCCCACCCTGGACCTGGGCATTTTCATGAGTCAGGAAgtactgccagctgccaccaccatcCTTTGA
- the Msh5 gene encoding mutS protein homolog 5 isoform X3: MTRFLGKLASQEHREPKRPEVILLPSVDFGPEISKQRLLSGNYSFIPESMTATEKILFLSSIVPFDCVLTVRALGGLLKFLSRRRVGVELEDQNVGVPILGFKKFVLTHLVSIDQDTYSVLQIFKSESHPSVYKVASGLKEGLSLFGILNRCRSKWGQKLLRLWFTRPTQELRELNSRLDVIQFFLMPQNLDTAQMMHRLLSHIKNVPLILKRMKLSHTKVSDWQVLYKTVYSALGLRDACRSLPQSIQLFQDIAQEFSDDLHHIASLIGKVVNFEESLAENRFTVLPNIDPEIDAKKRRLMGLPSFLTEVAQKELENLDARIPSCSVIYIPLIGFLLSIPRLPFMVEASDFEIEGLDFMFLSEDKLHYRSARTKELDALLGDLHCEIRDQETLLMYQLQCQVLARASVLTRVLDLASRLDVLLALASAARDYGYSRPHYSPRVPGVRIKNGRHPLMELCARTFVPNSTDCGGDQGRVKVITGPNSSGKSIYLKQVGLITFMALVGSFVPAEEAEIGVIDAIFTRIHSCESISLGLSTFMIDLNQVAKAVNNATEQSLVLMDEFGKGTNTVDGLALLAAVLRHWLALGPSCPHIFVATNFLSLVQLQLLPQGPLVQYLTMETCEDGDDLVFFYQLCQGVASASHASYTAAQAGLPDQLIARGKEVSDLIRSGKPIKPVNELLRRNQMENCQALVDKFLKLDLEDPTLDLGIFMSQEVLPAATTIL, translated from the exons ATGACTCGATTTCTAGGGAAGCTTG CCTCCCAGGAGCACAGAGAGCCAAAGAGACCGGAAGTCATACTTTTGCCAAGCGTGGATTTTG GTCCAGAGATAAGCAAGCAGCGTCTTCTTTCTGGAAACTACTCATTCATCCCAGAGTCCATGACTGCCACTGAGAAaatccttttcctctcctccattGTTCCCTTTGACTGTGTCCTCACG GTCCGGGCACTTGGAGGACTGCTCAAGTTCCTGAGTCGAAGAAGAGTTGGGGtcgaactggaagatcagaatgTCGGCGTCCCTATCCTGGGATTTAAGAAATTTGTATT gaCCCATCTGGTGAGCATAGATCAGGACACTTACAG TGTTCTGCAGATTTTCAAGAGTGAGTCTCATCCCTCAGTGTACAAAGTAGCCAGCGGACTGAAGGAGGGGCTCAGCCTCTTTG GAATCCTCAACAGATGCCGCTCTAAGTGGGGACAGAAGCTGCTCAG GTTATGGTTTACACGTCCAACTCAGGAGTTAAGGGAACTTAATTCCCGGTTGGATGTCATTCAGTTTTTCCTGATGCCTCAGAACCTGGACACGGCTCAGATGATGCATCGTCTCTTAAGCCACATCAAGAACGTTCCT CTGATTCTAAAACGCATGAAGCTGTCCCACACCAAGGTCAGTGACTGGCAGGTCCTCTACAAG ACTGTGTACAGTGCCCTGGGCCTGAGGGATGCCTGCCGCTCCCTGCCCCAGTCCATCCAGCTTTTTCAGGACATTGCCCAAGAGTTCTCCGATGACCTGCACCACATTGCCAGCCTCATTGGGAAAGTG GTGAACTTTGAGGAAAGTCTTGCTGAAAACCGTTTCACAGTCCTCCCCAACATAGATCCTGAAATAGATGcga AAAAACGAAGGCTGATGGGCCTTCCAAGTTTCCTTACTGAAGTTGCACAGAAGGAGCTGGAGAATCTGGATGCTCGTATCCCTTCTTGTAGTGTCATCTACATCCCTCTG atcggcttccttctttccattcccCGCTTGCCTTTTATGGTGGAGGCCAGCGACTTTGAGATCGAGGGACTAGACTTCATG TTTCTCTCAGAGGACAAGCTGCACTATCGTAGTGCTCGAACCAAGGAGCTGGATGCACTGCTGGGGGACCTGCACTGCGAGATCCGGG aCCAGGAGACCCTGCTGATGTATCAGCTGCAGTGTCAGGTGCTGGCACGGGCGTCAGTCTTGACTCGGGTGTTAGACCTGGCCTCCCGCCTCGATGTCCTGCTGGCTCTGGCCAGTGCTGCCCGGGACTATGGCTATTCGAGACCTCATTACTCTCCCCGAGTGCCTGGAGTGCGGATCAAGAATGGCAG GCATCCTCTGATGGAACTGTGTGCTCGAACCTTCGTGCCCAACTCCACAGACTGTGGTGGGGACCAAGGGAGGGTCAAAGTCATCACTGGACCCAACTCCTCAGGGAAAAGCATATATCTCAAACAG GTAGGCTTGATCACCTTCATGGCCTTGGTAGGCAGCTTTGTGCCAGCAGAGGAGGCTGAAATTGGGGTCATCGATGCCATCTTCACCCGAATTCATAGCTGTGAATCCATCTCCCTCGGTCTCTCCACCTTCATGATTGACCTCAACCAG GTGGCAAAAGCAGTGAATAATGCCACAGAGCAGTCGCTGGTCCTGATGGATGAGTTTGGGAAGGGAACCAACACG GTGGATGGGCTGGCACTTCTGGCTGCTGTGCTTCGACACTGGCTAGCCCTGGGACCCAGCTGCCCCCACATCTTTGTGGCCACCAACTTCCTGAGCCTTGTtcagctgcagctgctgccacAAGGACCCCTGGTGCAGTATTTG ACCATGGAGACCTGTGAGGATGGGGACGACCTTGTCTTCTTCTATCAGCTTTGCCAAGGTGTTGCCAGTGCCAGCCACGCCTCCTACACAGCTGCCCAGGCTGGGCTTCCTGACCAGCTCATTGCTCGTGGCAAAGAG GTCTCAGACTTGATCCGAAGTGGAAAACCTATCAAACCGGTGAATGAGCTTTTAAGGAGGAACCAAATGGAAAA TTGTCAGGCACTGGTGGATAAGTTTCTGAAACTGGATTTGGAAGATCCCACCCTGGACCTGGGCATTTTCATGAGTCAGGAAgtactgccagctgccaccaccatcCTTTGA
- the Msh5 gene encoding mutS protein homolog 5 isoform X4 has protein sequence MTRFLGKLASQEHREPKRPEVILLPSVDFGPEISKQRLLSGNYSFIPESMTATEKILFLSSIVPFDCVLTVRALGGLLKFLSRRRVGVELEDQNVGVPILGFKKFVLTHLVSIDQDTYSVLQIFKSESHPSVYKVASGLKEGLSLFGILNRCRSKWGQKLLRLWFTRPTQELRELNSRLDVIQFFLMPQNLDTAQMMHRLLSHIKNVPLILKRMKLSHTKTVYSALGLRDACRSLPQSIQLFQDIAQEFSDDLHHIASLIGKVVNFEESLAENRFTVLPNIDPEIDAKKRRLMGLPSFLTEVAQKELENLDARIPSCSVIYIPLIGFLLSIPRLPFMVEASDFEIEGLDFMFLSEDKLHYRSARTKELDALLGDLHCEIRDQETLLMYQLQCQVLARASVLTRVLDLASRLDVLLALASAARDYGYSRPHYSPRVPGVRIKNGRHPLMELCARTFVPNSTDCGGDQGRVKVITGPNSSGKSIYLKQVGLITFMALVGSFVPAEEAEIGVIDAIFTRIHSCESISLGLSTFMIDLNQVAKAVNNATEQSLVLMDEFGKGTNTVDGLALLAAVLRHWLALGPSCPHIFVATNFLSLVQLQLLPQGPLVQYLTMETCEDGDDLVFFYQLCQGVASASHASYTAAQAGLPDQLIARGKEVSDLIRSGKPIKPVNELLRRNQMENCQALVDKFLKLDLEDPTLDLGIFMSQEVLPAATTIL, from the exons ATGACTCGATTTCTAGGGAAGCTTG CCTCCCAGGAGCACAGAGAGCCAAAGAGACCGGAAGTCATACTTTTGCCAAGCGTGGATTTTG GTCCAGAGATAAGCAAGCAGCGTCTTCTTTCTGGAAACTACTCATTCATCCCAGAGTCCATGACTGCCACTGAGAAaatccttttcctctcctccattGTTCCCTTTGACTGTGTCCTCACG GTCCGGGCACTTGGAGGACTGCTCAAGTTCCTGAGTCGAAGAAGAGTTGGGGtcgaactggaagatcagaatgTCGGCGTCCCTATCCTGGGATTTAAGAAATTTGTATT gaCCCATCTGGTGAGCATAGATCAGGACACTTACAG TGTTCTGCAGATTTTCAAGAGTGAGTCTCATCCCTCAGTGTACAAAGTAGCCAGCGGACTGAAGGAGGGGCTCAGCCTCTTTG GAATCCTCAACAGATGCCGCTCTAAGTGGGGACAGAAGCTGCTCAG GTTATGGTTTACACGTCCAACTCAGGAGTTAAGGGAACTTAATTCCCGGTTGGATGTCATTCAGTTTTTCCTGATGCCTCAGAACCTGGACACGGCTCAGATGATGCATCGTCTCTTAAGCCACATCAAGAACGTTCCT CTGATTCTAAAACGCATGAAGCTGTCCCACACCAAG ACTGTGTACAGTGCCCTGGGCCTGAGGGATGCCTGCCGCTCCCTGCCCCAGTCCATCCAGCTTTTTCAGGACATTGCCCAAGAGTTCTCCGATGACCTGCACCACATTGCCAGCCTCATTGGGAAAGTG GTGAACTTTGAGGAAAGTCTTGCTGAAAACCGTTTCACAGTCCTCCCCAACATAGATCCTGAAATAGATGcga AAAAACGAAGGCTGATGGGCCTTCCAAGTTTCCTTACTGAAGTTGCACAGAAGGAGCTGGAGAATCTGGATGCTCGTATCCCTTCTTGTAGTGTCATCTACATCCCTCTG atcggcttccttctttccattcccCGCTTGCCTTTTATGGTGGAGGCCAGCGACTTTGAGATCGAGGGACTAGACTTCATG TTTCTCTCAGAGGACAAGCTGCACTATCGTAGTGCTCGAACCAAGGAGCTGGATGCACTGCTGGGGGACCTGCACTGCGAGATCCGGG aCCAGGAGACCCTGCTGATGTATCAGCTGCAGTGTCAGGTGCTGGCACGGGCGTCAGTCTTGACTCGGGTGTTAGACCTGGCCTCCCGCCTCGATGTCCTGCTGGCTCTGGCCAGTGCTGCCCGGGACTATGGCTATTCGAGACCTCATTACTCTCCCCGAGTGCCTGGAGTGCGGATCAAGAATGGCAG GCATCCTCTGATGGAACTGTGTGCTCGAACCTTCGTGCCCAACTCCACAGACTGTGGTGGGGACCAAGGGAGGGTCAAAGTCATCACTGGACCCAACTCCTCAGGGAAAAGCATATATCTCAAACAG GTAGGCTTGATCACCTTCATGGCCTTGGTAGGCAGCTTTGTGCCAGCAGAGGAGGCTGAAATTGGGGTCATCGATGCCATCTTCACCCGAATTCATAGCTGTGAATCCATCTCCCTCGGTCTCTCCACCTTCATGATTGACCTCAACCAG GTGGCAAAAGCAGTGAATAATGCCACAGAGCAGTCGCTGGTCCTGATGGATGAGTTTGGGAAGGGAACCAACACG GTGGATGGGCTGGCACTTCTGGCTGCTGTGCTTCGACACTGGCTAGCCCTGGGACCCAGCTGCCCCCACATCTTTGTGGCCACCAACTTCCTGAGCCTTGTtcagctgcagctgctgccacAAGGACCCCTGGTGCAGTATTTG ACCATGGAGACCTGTGAGGATGGGGACGACCTTGTCTTCTTCTATCAGCTTTGCCAAGGTGTTGCCAGTGCCAGCCACGCCTCCTACACAGCTGCCCAGGCTGGGCTTCCTGACCAGCTCATTGCTCGTGGCAAAGAG GTCTCAGACTTGATCCGAAGTGGAAAACCTATCAAACCGGTGAATGAGCTTTTAAGGAGGAACCAAATGGAAAA TTGTCAGGCACTGGTGGATAAGTTTCTGAAACTGGATTTGGAAGATCCCACCCTGGACCTGGGCATTTTCATGAGTCAGGAAgtactgccagctgccaccaccatcCTTTGA